The Planctomycetota bacterium genomic sequence GTCGCCGCGCATCGGAATCACCAGGTCCATCCCCACGCGCACCTGGTTCGGGCTGCGAAGCGCGGCGCGATTGGCCTCGAAGATTTCCCGGTACCGACCGGCCGAGCCCAGGTACTGCTGGGCGATGCTTGACAGAGTCTCGCCTTCGCGCACGCGGTGCCGCAGATAGCCGACTGCGGCGGGCTGGTTGTCGCCGCCGTTGTACTCGAGCGACACCTTGGGCTGAATCGGCGCCAGGACCGGTTGCGGCGCGGCAAAGCTGTTGGGCATGGTGGCGTTGCTCGGCGCGGCAACAGCGGGGGCGACCTGCGCCGTCGGGGCCACCGGAGCCAGTGAGATCGGCCGGCGCTCGAGCGACGGCGTCGCCGGGCCGCTCAGTTCGATCGGGCCCGGCCAGGCGCTACCCGTAATCGGTCCGTTGGCCGCCGGGCCGGTCTGATCGCGCAGCGAGAACGTCGCCGGCGCAAAGGCCGGCAGCGACCCGGCCTGGTGGTCGGGCTTGCGGTTCAAGTACGCCGCCGCGGCGCCGCCCAGCAGAATCAGGATGGCGAAGAAGGTTTTGGTGCGAAACGTCATGCAGCCGTTCCCGCCCCGGGGTCGCCGCCAGTGAATGGCCTATTCACTGCTGGGCGACAAGCAGATGCCGCGACGACACCGGTTCACCCTCATTTATCGTGTGGCGTGGCGGCCGATCGCGCGTGCCGCGGCCGAAAACACTGCTGTGTGGCCCGTGCCGGTTGCGCCGGGTGTGCCGCTCGGGCCGGCGCGCGAAACTTTGCCGACGAATCCGGCCCCGGGAACCGTCGGCTCGGTTGACTGACCCGCGCATATTCGCTCCCATGAGACCAGCTTGCCAAGAATGAGTTCTTTCGGGACGGGAGCGCGGGGCATGGCCGAGTCGAACGGCGACAACGAACTGCACGACACGCTGCTGTTGTCGTTGGTGCCGGGCGTGGGGCCACAGACGCGCCGCGCCCTGCTCGAACGCTTCGGCACCGTGGCCGCGGTGCTCGACGCATCGACCAGCGACCTGGCCCAGACGTCGGGCGTCGGTCGTAAGCTGGCCGAGCGGATCGCCGCCGCCCGGCGTGAACTCGACGCCAGTGAAGCGTGCCGACTGGCGGCACAGCACAACATCACCATGCTGGCCGAAAGCGACCCGCGCTATCCGGCCTTGCTGCGCGAAATCTACAGCCCGCCGCAATTGCTCTATGTGCGCGGCCAGTTGTTGCCCCAGGACGCGGTGGCGATTGCGATCGTCGGTTCGCGCCACGCCACGCAATATGGTCTGGCCCAGGCCGAACGACTGGCCGGGGCGCTGGCCCGAGCGGGTTTGACGATTGTTAGCGGCTTGGCTCGCGGCGTCGATGCGGCCGCCCACCGGGGCGCGCTGGCCGCCGGCGGGCGCACGATTGCCGTGCTGGGCGGCGGCGTGTTGAACATCTATCCACCCGAGCACCGAGGCCTGGCCGACGAGGTGCTGCAAGCCGGCGCGCTGATCAGCGAAGCGCCGCTGGAAAGCGCGCCCCACACCGGCTCGTTCCCCTCGCGCAATCGGATCATTTCGGGCATGTCGCTGGGCGTGGTCGTGGTCGAAGCGTCCAAGACCAGCGGCTCGCTGATCACGGCGCGGTTGGCGATGGAGCAAGGCCGCGAGGTCTACGCCGTGCCCGGTCGCGTCGACAGCCGGAACTCGCAAGGCTGCCACCGCTTGATTCGCGACGGGGCCAAGCTGGTCGAAACGCCCGACGACGTGTTGGAGGAGTTGGGCCCGCTGGTGGCGCCGGTCGCGCAGCCCGACGGGCGCGAGATTCGCGCGCCGGCCGAGTTGCTGCTCAACGAGCAAGAGCGTCGCGTGCTCGACTGTGTCGATACGCAAGGGGTCGATGTCGACGCGATCGTGGCGGCCACGGGGCTGCAAACGTCGCAAATCCTGGCCACGCTCAGCGTGCTGGAAGTCCGCCGCCTGATCCGCCGCACATCCGGCAGCAAAGTGGCGAGAAGGGGATGAGGAAAGTTGCTAGTTGCTAGCGGCTAGTTGCGAGTGAAAGGCAAGTACAACGCTTTGCGTCCCTCTTGCAACTAGGAACTAGCAGCCAGCAACTTCGTCACTTCCAAATAATCACATGCGAGCCGACGCTGACGATGTTGTAGACGTCGTTGATGTCGGTCGCGCTCAGGCGAATCGAGCCCCGCGTGTCGATCGTTCCGTTCACCGTGGTCGCCGAGCCGTGAATCGACAGCTTTTGTCCCAGGTCGAGCATCTGCACGCCCAGCGGATTGGACGGATCGTCGGGGCCGATCACTTGCCCGTTGGGTCCTTGGTAGGTCGGCTTGGCCACTTTGCTCTGCACTTGAAACTCGCCATCGGCGATCGGCTGGTCCTGCCCCAGGTAGATCGGAAAGCGGCCGGCGTACATGTGGTGCAGGAACAACGTCAACTCGTGCCGTTGCAGGTCGATGAGCACGTCGAACGGACCGTGGACGACCTTCAACGTGTCGCCGGGGCGCAGGGCGTTGGGGTCGGCAATGCCGTTGATGTTGGCCAGCAACTGGGCTGGCACTTCGTAGGTCGTGGCGATCTTGTCCAGCGTGTCGCCGGGCTGCACCACGTAAGCCGGCGCGAGCACGTGCTGCCGCGAGTAGATCACCGAACCGGCCAGTTGATCGAGCAGGTTCAGCAACCGGTCTCGATCTCCGGCCGACAACCGCGAGTCCGTGACCCATTTCGACAAATCGAGCAACACCTCGTCAAGCTTGCCGGCTTGCAACTGTTGTTGGCTGGTGGCCCAGGCCGTGGCGAACTCGGCGTGGGCGTCCGTGGACGAAGTGTCGGTCGTCGTCGAGTTGGTCGCCGTCGCCGTGCTGGCGTAGGTGTCTCCCAGCGGTGAAGCCGGCGGAGTCGCCGGCATGGTCGGCTCGCTGGACGACGCCGGTGTCGCCGTAGCCGCAGTCGACGTGGCCAACACAGTCGGCGCGCCGGTCCCGGTTGGCGAGCTGGTCGAATTGTTCGTCGCGCCTGCCG encodes the following:
- a CDS encoding LysM peptidoglycan-binding domain-containing protein, producing MTTIKTLFMAIVLSAVGYGAYVVLTGPSDSHPPAEATVWGVAPSVEMPSAASAPVAAPAAPKVLSVSTPATNDTSSQDAQGSTTSWPTVPNEPATAATSAAPNAATASTGPSGNNLGTSISSTTDPFAAAGATNNSTSSPTGTGAPTVLATSTAATATPASSSEPTMPATPPASPLGDTYASTATATNSTTTDTSSTDAHAEFATAWATSQQQLQAGKLDEVLLDLSKWVTDSRLSAGDRDRLLNLLDQLAGSVIYSRQHVLAPAYVVQPGDTLDKIATTYEVPAQLLANINGIADPNALRPGDTLKVVHGPFDVLIDLQRHELTLFLHHMYAGRFPIYLGQDQPIADGEFQVQSKVAKPTYQGPNGQVIGPDDPSNPLGVQMLDLGQKLSIHGSATTVNGTIDTRGSIRLSATDINDVYNIVSVGSHVIIWK
- the dprA gene encoding DNA-protecting protein DprA, producing MAESNGDNELHDTLLLSLVPGVGPQTRRALLERFGTVAAVLDASTSDLAQTSGVGRKLAERIAAARRELDASEACRLAAQHNITMLAESDPRYPALLREIYSPPQLLYVRGQLLPQDAVAIAIVGSRHATQYGLAQAERLAGALARAGLTIVSGLARGVDAAAHRGALAAGGRTIAVLGGGVLNIYPPEHRGLADEVLQAGALISEAPLESAPHTGSFPSRNRIISGMSLGVVVVEASKTSGSLITARLAMEQGREVYAVPGRVDSRNSQGCHRLIRDGAKLVETPDDVLEELGPLVAPVAQPDGREIRAPAELLLNEQERRVLDCVDTQGVDVDAIVAATGLQTSQILATLSVLEVRRLIRRTSGSKVARRG
- a CDS encoding LysM peptidoglycan-binding domain-containing protein — translated: MTFRTKTFFAILILLGGAAAAYLNRKPDHQAGSLPAFAPATFSLRDQTGPAANGPITGSAWPGPIELSGPATPSLERRPISLAPVAPTAQVAPAVAAPSNATMPNSFAAPQPVLAPIQPKVSLEYNGGDNQPAAVGYLRHRVREGETLSSIAQQYLGSAGRYREIFEANRAALRSPNQVRVGMDLVIPMRGDEPTVLPPSQAQLMTTEPRYSGATSATNAAPGETVWTQSLPEHRGLRTYQVRASDTLAGIARQFYGDPREAQRLFEANRDLLRVPDDLREGMTLVIPQ